In Cydia amplana chromosome 13, ilCydAmpl1.1, whole genome shotgun sequence, a single genomic region encodes these proteins:
- the LOC134653636 gene encoding solute carrier family 22 member 1-like, with amino-acid sequence MGEFLMDKVDLDDVLDKFGVFDRYHAVSGIFLVLGMAWNAMWYFNFIFVTEKVEYRCADHLLPNNTSANASTTLWCANPAVCSEWVYDNPDSFVAEFQLACQEWKRTLIGGVQSFGLMLGSFIIGALSDRFGRKTLIVITGVTGAALGLAKSFSTSYWLYFALEFLEAGFGDVTSPLFTLAVEMVATKSRVTYATICNVGFSGGLLVVLIAWLVPYWRHFQRVLYAPGLLFIVYIHVIDESPRWLLSQGKKEEAVHIIRKAANQNKLNIEENLIDMISCEKDEGLSFFTVLGNTLKSKSLLKRFIVCSVCLIACTFASHGLIINSVSLSGNKYTNFALSFGLKLPSSILSGYIIAKFNRRSPLILFFMACAALCIGQPFIPKSKYLLWLLILTYMAGKLTASMCLNTALIYTFELFPTKTRSSMHALCLAISKIGSITATQTPLMMAYWSGLPTAMFGGVALVAGLATLLVPDTGNKNLPNTVCEAEALEYSDRIKK; translated from the exons ATGGGGGAGTTTCTGATGGACAAGGTCGATCTGGATGATGTGTTGGACAAATTTGGTGTGTTTGACCGTTACCACGCTGTTTCTGGCATCTTTTTGGTTTTGGGGATGGCTTGGAACGCCATGTGGtatttcaatttcatttttgtaACTGAAAAAGTTGAATACAG ATGCGCTGATCATTTGCTACCCAATAACACAAGTGCAAATGCGAGTACCACCTTGTGGTGCGCTAATCCAGCGGTGTGTTCCGAGTGGGTCTATGATAACCCAGATAGCTTTGTGGCTGAG tttcaactCGCATGTCAAGAATGGAAAAGAACTTTGATTGGAGGAGTGCAATCTTTTGGACTTATGCTGGGTTCTTTCATAATCGGAGCATTATCGGACAG GTTCGGAAGGAAGACTTTAATTGTCATAACAGGAGTGACGGGCGCGGCACTCGGCCTGGCAAAGAGCTTCTCTACCTCCTATTGGCTATACTTTGCACTGGAATTTTTGGAAGCTGGATTTGGTGACGTAACGTCACCACTATTCACGCTAG CTGTAGAAATGGTGGCAACCAAGTCTCGCGTCACATACGCAACAATATGCAATGTGGGCTTTAGTGGGGGACTACTGGTTGTTTTGATTGCCTGGCTTGTACCTTATTGGCGACACTTTCAGAGAGTGCTGTACGCGCCGGGATTACTGTTCATAGTCTACATTCATGTGATAGACGAGAGTCCTAGGTGGCTCCTTTCTCAAGGAAAGAAGGAAGAAGCTGTGCATATAATTCGCAAGGCtgctaatcaaaataaattaaacattgaAGAGAACCTAATAGACATGATTTCCTGTGAAAAGGATGAAGGGTTGAGCTTTTTCACAGTATTGGGAAACACGTTGAAATCAAAGTCTCTATTGAAACGATTTATCGTTTGTAGTGTTTGTTTGATCGCATGTACTTTCGCGAGTCACGGATTGATTATTAACTCAGTGTCATTGTCAGGAAACAAATACACAAATTTTGCACTGTCGTTTGGCTTGAAACTCCCGAGCAGTATTTTGTCAGGGTATATCATTGCTAAGTTTAATCGGAGAAGTCCTTTAATATTGTTCTTCATGGCTTGCGCTGCCCTTTGTATTGGACAACCATTTATCCCAAAAAGTAAGT ATCTTCTATGGCTTCTGATTTTGACGTATATGGCGGGCAAATTGACAGCGTCCATGTGCTTAAATACTGCCCTTATTTATACTTTCGAGCTGTTTCCTACGAAAACAAGGAGTTCTATGCATGCATTGTGCTTGGCTATAAGCAAAATAGGTTCTATAACGGCTACGCAAACTCCTTTGATG ATGGCGTATTGGTCTGGTTTACCAACAGCGATGTTTGGTGGTGTAGCGCTAGTGGCCGGGCTCGCCACGTTGCTCGTGCCCGACACGGGGAACAAGAACCTTCCGAACACGGTCTGTGAGGCAGAGGCTTTAGAATACTCCGATAGAATTAAGAAATAA